The region CACAGCGGCGTGAGCGACGTGCTTTGACGTTCCAGTACAACACGTCAGGGCGGCTGATTGTGCTTGGGGCCCAAGGTAGTGATGGTGATAATCGACCCATCATGCATTACGAGTATGATCGCCTGGGGCGTCTAGCATCCGTTCGCGACCCCGTGGGTGCGAGCGAGCAATATGAATATCAAGCAGACGGACGGCTGACCCGTGTTGTTCAAAAAGACGGTGCGGTGTGGTCGTTTCAGTTTGACCAACAAGGCCGCTGCGTTGTCGCAACTGGTTTAGAAAACTATGACTTCAAAAGTTTTCGTTACTTCGAAGCGACCCGGCTGACCGAGGTCACCGACAGTCACGGATTCACGACAAAGTATCATTGGCTGCAATCAGGTCAGGTTTGGCAGCAGGTTTCTCCGACCGGCGCGACAACCTTTAGACGATATGACGAGCATGGCAGAATCACCGAGTCGGTCGATGCCAACGGCGGCGTCGAAGCGAACGTGTATGACGAAGTTGGCAATCTTGCCATGTCTTCGAACGCTTTGGGACAAGCGACTGCGTACACACACAACGCTCGTCGTCAAATCACTTCGGTCACGCTGCCCAATGGGGCCGTGATCGAGCGTCAATATGATCGACAAGGGCGTATTGCCGAAGTCAACGGTCCCTGCGGATCAACCGGAAAGTTCCATTGGAACCGCAACGGCGATCTTGAATCGTATGTCAACGCACGTGGTGAGCAGCAGCGTTTCGAATACAACGCGTTTGGCGATCCCGTCCACACTGAAGACTGTGACGGAACGGTCGTCAAGTTTGACTACGACGCCTTCGGCAAGAAAACGAAGCGAGTCAATCATGTGGGGATGGAAACATCACTGACATATGACGCGATGTTCCGCCTGACCTCGGTCAGTGATTCGACAGGTCGAACGACTCGTTTTCGATACGATCGCGCCGGAAACCGCATTCGGGAGTCAGGATCCGATGGGCTTGTTCGCACCTATACCTACGGAACATGTGGCCGCATCGCCGAAGTGGCTGAGCCGGACGGACGGCGGATCCGCTATCGATGGGACACTGAACCCGGGCGTTTGCTGAGCCTCTCGATCAACGCGACGCAAACGTATCGCTATGAATACGATGCCGATGGAAAGACCATTCGGGAAATCAGTTACGACGGTCGAACACTACAGCTCAAACGTGATGCCGCTGGTTTGATCCGTTCGGTGACTAATGGCGCCGGTGAGGTCACCGAGTTCGATCGAGATATCGCAGGTCAGATCACTCGGATTACCAATTCCGAAGGTGAGATCAAAGAGTACCAGTACGACGAACTTAACTTGATGGTTGCCGCCGTCAACGACGCCTGCGAAGTTCAGTTCGAACGCGATGAACTGGGACGCATCGTTGTTGAATCCCAGAATGGCGTCGCTATCACTAGTGACTACGATGGCTTTGGGATTCGAACGAAGCTTTCGTCCGATCTGGGGCTTGATGTTCAATTCGAATACCAGTCAGCCCTGACGCCAGGATCGATGTTGATCAATGGCGTCGACCGATTCGACTTTCAGCATGACTATGCCGCTCGCGAAACCAATCGGCTGCGAGACGGCAGCTTCGAGATGAAATTGGCTTATGGCGATTCTGGGCAACTGACCGAACAATGGGTTGGCCGTCCCGGGGATCATCCCAGCGATCCTGAAAAGCTTTACCTCTCAGATTCGGTGATGGTCCATCGTCGCTATTCATACGACGATGCGGATGAATTGCTAACCGTCGAAGATGCTCGATACGGAACGACGCGGTATGAATATGATTCCGTCGGTCGTCTCAAAGAGGCGAATCGGATCGATCAAGCGGTCGAGCAATTCGAGTACACGCCCGACGGGGCTCGTTCAAGCTGGATCGTCTCTGGCAAAGCATCGCCCATCAATGGGCAGCATCCGGTCGAACTCGGATTGGCAAACCAGACGCTGGCCCAAGGACTATCCGAATACCAATATGATGCCGAAGGCCGTTTGGTCCAAAAGACATCACATCCCGGTACCGATTCGGAACAGGTGTGGACCTATCAATGGGATAGTGAAGGCTTTTTAAGGGCGATCCATTGCCCCGGCGACCAACGCTGGGAATACCAGTACGATGCCTTGGGCAGGCGAGTTGGCAAACGTGGCCCCGATTGCGAAACACGATTTGTCTGGGACGACCGGTTCATCATCCACGAGGTCCGCGATCAACAGTCGACGCAAACTGATACCTGGGTTTACGAACCCGAAGGACTAGCACCGCTTGCGACAATACAAAACGGTCAGTGTTACGCCTGCATCACCGACCAAGTCGGCAAGCCACGCGAGTTTATCGATGCCGAGGGAAACGTCGTTTGGCATGCGAGTTACCTGGCCTGGGGGCAGATTGACGAGCAAGTTGGCCAGCAACTTAGCTCAGATTCGCAACTACGCTGCGACTTGCGATTTCCCGGTCAATGGTTTGATGCCGAAAGCGGATTGCACTACAACCGATTTCGATACTACAGTCCAGAAACTGCGGTCTACATTTCGCGTGATCCGATTCGCCTTGATGGTGGGTTATTGGAATACGCC is a window of Stieleria sp. JC731 DNA encoding:
- a CDS encoding RHS repeat-associated core domain-containing protein, with amino-acid sequence MTSKQGAVSAGHPVDVASGVLFEASTDFKINGRMPLQFTRHYSTALLESEPGIFGQGWAGSLSCRLRQVEGTVEFVDESGGAIRFGCTLDSLRPDTPVLSLGAFLELSRRDTGEFVVTSWNTDTFLVTRYVFEAVLQGEMKLRAIENTAGFAIDLFYNEQDQLVRAAQRRERRALTFQYNTSGRLIVLGAQGSDGDNRPIMHYEYDRLGRLASVRDPVGASEQYEYQADGRLTRVVQKDGAVWSFQFDQQGRCVVATGLENYDFKSFRYFEATRLTEVTDSHGFTTKYHWLQSGQVWQQVSPTGATTFRRYDEHGRITESVDANGGVEANVYDEVGNLAMSSNALGQATAYTHNARRQITSVTLPNGAVIERQYDRQGRIAEVNGPCGSTGKFHWNRNGDLESYVNARGEQQRFEYNAFGDPVHTEDCDGTVVKFDYDAFGKKTKRVNHVGMETSLTYDAMFRLTSVSDSTGRTTRFRYDRAGNRIRESGSDGLVRTYTYGTCGRIAEVAEPDGRRIRYRWDTEPGRLLSLSINATQTYRYEYDADGKTIREISYDGRTLQLKRDAAGLIRSVTNGAGEVTEFDRDIAGQITRITNSEGEIKEYQYDELNLMVAAVNDACEVQFERDELGRIVVESQNGVAITSDYDGFGIRTKLSSDLGLDVQFEYQSALTPGSMLINGVDRFDFQHDYAARETNRLRDGSFEMKLAYGDSGQLTEQWVGRPGDHPSDPEKLYLSDSVMVHRRYSYDDADELLTVEDARYGTTRYEYDSVGRLKEANRIDQAVEQFEYTPDGARSSWIVSGKASPINGQHPVELGLANQTLAQGLSEYQYDAEGRLVQKTSHPGTDSEQVWTYQWDSEGFLRAIHCPGDQRWEYQYDALGRRVGKRGPDCETRFVWDDRFIIHEVRDQQSTQTDTWVYEPEGLAPLATIQNGQCYACITDQVGKPREFIDAEGNVVWHASYLAWGQIDEQVGQQLSSDSQLRCDLRFPGQWFDAESGLHYNRFRYYSPETAVYISRDPIRLDGGLLEYAYVPNPCLWVDFFGLDAAGVESGPSDETVYVVREGNKPDGDVIYTGITKQDVSDRQSQHRQDPSRKNWVLMPLTDAEGNEIRVRHGVAKGIEQGLIEHYGIKNPSEGQKLKTGPLVNEINSMSPNRDPNVRKPRMEAGKPYVDEFLENEKSKDKSKRGQCSK